In Actinomycetota bacterium, the genomic window ACGCACGACCGCTCGGATCCCGGGAAGCAGCGCACGGCGATCGAGGTGACCGACTGGCTGTTCCGTTCGGGCGCCGGACGCATCACCGGACAGGTGGCGTGCGAGTTCTTCAACGCGCTCACGCGCAGCGCGCACCTGCGCGTGGCACCCGCGCGTGCGGCCGACCTGGCGATCTGGCTGCTCGTGTCGTGGGACTCGTTGCAGGTGACGCCGGAGGTGTCCGCATACGCGATCGGTGCGTCGGTGACGTGGGGCCTGAGCGTGTGGGACGCGCAGCTCCTCGTCGCGGCGCGCGAGCACGGCATCGGACTCGTCCTCTCCGAGGACTTCGAGCACCGGCGCCGCTACGGGGACGTGACCGTGCTCGACCCCTTCGCGCCCGACTTCGACCTGCGCGAGCTGGCGGCCTTCGCCGGCTGAGCCGGCGGCTCGGGCTCCTCGGCCGCCGCGGCGTCCTCCTCGGACAGCGTCTCGTTGAGCGACCCGGAGCGGTAGCCGTCGAGGTCCTGGGCCGCGTACGGGAAGCCCGCCTCGCGGAGGATCCCGGCGACCTCGGCGCGCATCTCGAACGCGCGCTCCTGCTCGGACGGGTCGACCTCGAGCCGGGCGACGTCGCCGTGGGTCCGCACGCGGAACTGGTGCAGCCCGATTGCGCGCAGGCCCTCCTCGGCCATCGCGACGCGGTGCAGGTCGGGCTCGGTGATCGGCGTGCCGTACGGGAAGCGCGAGGCGAGGCACGCCATCGAGGGCTTGTCCCAGTTCGGAAGGTCGAGCATGCGGGCGGTGTCGCGCACGTCGGCCTTGTGCATGCCGGCGTCCTGCAGCGGGCTGATGACGCCGTACTCGGCGGCGGCGCGGCGGCCGGGCCTGTGGTCGGCGAGGTCGTCGACGTTGCTGCCGTCGAGCACCCAGCGCAGGCCGCGGGCGTCGGCGTGGCTGCGCAGCAGCGAGAACAGCTCGGTCTTGCAGTGGTAGCAGCGGTCCGGGCCGTTGGCGCGGAAGTGCGGGTCCACGAGCTCGCAGGTCTCCACCTCGACCAGGCGCAGCCCGAGCGCGGCCGCCGTCGAGCGCGCGCTGTCGAGCTCGGCGGCCGGGTAGACGTCGGAGACGGCGAGCGCGGCCAGCACCCGCTCGCCGAGCACTGCGTGCGCGGCGAACGCGAGCAGCGTCGAGTCGACGCCGCCGGAGTATGCGACGAGCACGCTGCCGAGGTTGCGTATCCTCGACAGGAGCATCTCGTACTTCATCGAAGGGTTGCCCACGTGCTCCCGTTCTCTTTCGCCAAGACCGGCTTCCCGGGGGAACCAGTATAGGCGAGGGAAGATACGCTAGGACGGCGTTTTCACGACTCGGACGGAGGCACCATGTCCCAGGAGACCGGCGAGCACGGGATCGAGAGGCTCAGCGCCGAGCAGCGGGTGGTCGAGCCGCCGGCGGGTTTCGTCACCGCCGCGCGCGTCTCGGGCATGGACGCGTACCTCGCCGAGTACGCGCGCTCGGTGTCCGACCCCGACGCCTACTGGCTCGACAGCGCGCTCGCCACGCTCGAGTGGATGACGCCGCCGGAAGCGCCGGTGCGCCGCGGCGGGTTCGAGGCGCTCGACTTCACCTGGTTCGCAGGCGGCACGCTCAACGCGTCGGTGAACTGCCTCGACCGGCACCTCACCACCTGGCGACGCAACAAGGCCGCGCTCATCTGGGAGGGCGACGACGGCTCGACGCGCACGTTCACCTACCAGCACCTGCATCACGAGGTCTGCAAGGTCGCCAACGTGCTGCGCAAGAAGGGCATCGGCCGAGGAGACCGAGTCGCCATCTACCTGCCGATGATCCCGGAGCTGCCGATCGTCATGCTCGCGTGCGCGCGCATCGGCGCGATCCACTCGGTGGTGTTCGGCGGCTTCTCGGCCACGGCGCTGAAGGACCGCATCCAGGACTCGGGCGCCAAGCTGCTCGTCACCGCGGACGAGGGCATCCGCGGCGGCCGCAAGGTGCCGCTCAAGACCGCCGCCGACGAGGCGCACTTCGAATGCCCCACCATCGAGGCGTGCATCGTGGTCCAGCGCGGCGCCGGCGACGTGGACATGGAGCCGGGGCGCGACACCTGGTGGCAGCAGGAGGTCACTGCGCCGGAGGTCCGCAAGCCCGCCGAACCGGAAGTCATGGACGCCGAGGACCCGCTGTTCGTCCTGTACACCTCGGGCTCCACCGGCAAGCCGAAGGGCGTCCTGCACACGACCGCGGGCTACCTGCTCTACGCCCAGCGCTCCTTCGAGACCGTCTTCGACCATCGCGACGAGGACGTCTTCTGGTGCACCGCCGACATCGGCTGGGTGACGGGGCACTCCTACATCGTCTACGGCCCGCTGGCGGCCGGCGCCACCACGATCATGTTCGAGGGCGTGCCGACCTACCCGGACCCCGGCCGCTTCTGGCACGTGGTCGAGAAGTTCCGCGTCTCGGTCTTCTACACCGCGCCGACCGCGCTCCGCGCCCTCATGCGCCACGGCGAGGGCTGGCCCCAGCGCTACGACCTGTCATCGCTGCGCCTGCTCGGCACCGTGGGCGAGCCGATCAATCCCGAGGTCTGGGAGTGGTATCACGCACAGATCGGCGGCGGGCGCTGCCCGATCGCCGACACCTACTGGCAGACCGAGACCGGCGGCTTCCTCATCACGCCGTTCCCGGGCGCCACGCCGCTCAAGCCCGGCTCGGCGACCGTGCCGTTCTTCGGGGTCGAGCCGAAGGTGCTGCTCGAGGACGGCAGCGAGGCGGGCGTCGACGAGGGGGGATACCTCGTCATCGAGAGGCCCTGGCCGGGCATGATGCGCGGCACCTGGGGCGATCCGGAGCACACGCGCATGCGTGAGGTGTACTTCGAGCGGTTCCCGGGGCGGTACTTCACCGGCGACGGCGCGCGCCGCGACGCCGACGGCTACTTCTGGCTGCTCGGCCGGGTCGACGACGTGATCAACGTGTCAGGGCACCGCATCGGCACCGCGGAGGTCGAGAGCGCGCTCGTGAGTCACGAGGCCGTCTCTGAGGCCGCGGTCGTGGGATTCCCGCATCCGGTCAAGGGCGAGGGCCTGCACGCGTACGTCGTCCTGCGCGACGGTTTCACCGCCTCCGATGAACTCGAGAGCATCCTGTCGGGCCACGTGCGCACCGTCATCGGGCCGATCGCCAAGCCGGACCGCATCCAGTTCGCCGCCGACCTGCCCAAGACGCGCTCAGGCAAGATCATGCGCCGCATCCTGCGCAAGATCGCGGCGGGCGAGACGGACGCCGAGGCGTTCGGCGACATCTCGACGCTCACGGACCCGCGCGTGGTCAAGGACCTGGTCGCCGGAGCGGGGCGCGTGGGCGGGTAGGTAGGCGCGCTACCCCTCCGGCCGGGGCGCGTACGGATCCCACGCCTCCTCGGCGGCGCCGTCCTGTGCGAGTGCGCACCGGGACGCAGCGAACAGTGCGTCCGAGAGGCGGTTGAGGAATCGCGCGACGCACGCGTCGGCGGGCTCGTCGAGCGCCACCACGCGGCGTTCCGCGCGGCGCACCACCGCGCGGGCGACATCGAGCTGCGCGGCGAGCGGGGTGCCGCCGCCGGCCACGAAGCCGGACAGCGGGCCGGCGGCGTCCATGAAGCGGTCGCAGGCGGACGCGAGGGCTGCCACGTCGTCGTCGCACACCCCGGGCGCGGCGGCGTCGCGTGCGTCGGGCGGGGTAGCCGTGACGGCCGCGCAGTTGAGCAGCCGGTGCTGGGCGAACGCGAGCATCTCGCCGAGACGCGGGTCGTCCGTCAGCGCGCGCGCCAGCCCGACGTGGGCGGCCGCCTCGTCGATCGCCCCGTACGCCTCGACGCGCGGGTCGGCCTTCGAGACGCGGCCGCCGCCTGCCAGCGAGGTCTCGCCGCCGTCGCCCCGGCCGGTGTGGATGCTCATCCGCACACCTGCCCGATGCGGAACCCCACCACGCGCGTGATGGGGTCCTCGGGAAGCGGCTCGCCGAGCGGGGACTGCACCGACCCCTTGCCGGTCTTGTACGCCGAGAACTCGTCGCGGAACGCCTCGGCGCCGCTGCCGGTCGGATACAAGCCGACGTGCCTCGCGTAGCCGGCGAAGTGCACCAGGTGCGTGCCGTCCAGGTCGAAGGTGGGGATCGCGTAGCTGATCGTCTCGACGGCGTCGGGCGCGGCCGCGTGGATGAGCGCGCGCATGCGCTCGAGCACCGCGCGCGTCTCGGGCGGGAACTCGGCGACGTACTCGTCGATGGTGGTCGCGGCGGAGCGGGGTGTCATGTGGGCGGGCGCCTCTCGGAGGTTCGCGTGCTCCCGCCGAGTCTACACCGCTTCCGCGCCCAGGAGCCGCCCTTCACCGCACGAGGTAGAGGCTGTACGGCGTCTCGATCCGATCGACCACGGTCCCGAAGCGCAGGAGTCCGCCGACCTGCGCGACCTTCACGGACAGCGGGGCGAAGTGGTTCATGTTGCCCGGGTCCATGACGATGGCGAAGCCGAACAGCACCGGCCGCGTCACGGTGCGCCCGAGGCTCCAGGTGGGGACGTTGCCCTGGTGGACCGCAGGCGACGACAGCAGCACGACGTGGCCCTCGGCCGGAGGCGCCTGGCTGTCGGTGATCGTCCGCAGGCCGGGGGCGTAGTAGCGGATCTCCTCGGCGAAACTCAGGCGCTCGAGGTGCATGAGCGTCGTGTCCGGCTGGTCGGCCCCGACGGTCTTCAGGTAGCGCGGCAGCGATGCCATCGAGAACGCCCCGGTCTTCTTCGCCCCGATGAAGGTCGCGGCCGTCAGCGCGCCGAGCAGCGCGGCGGCGACGGTCACCGCCACCCATGCCCGCGCGCGCCGGGTGCCCGGCGGGCACAGAA contains:
- a CDS encoding cob(I)yrinic acid a,c-diamide adenosyltransferase, with protein sequence MSIHTGRGDGGETSLAGGGRVSKADPRVEAYGAIDEAAAHVGLARALTDDPRLGEMLAFAQHRLLNCAAVTATPPDARDAAAPGVCDDDVAALASACDRFMDAAGPLSGFVAGGGTPLAAQLDVARAVVRRAERRVVALDEPADACVARFLNRLSDALFAASRCALAQDGAAEEAWDPYAPRPEG
- the acs gene encoding acetate--CoA ligase — its product is MSQETGEHGIERLSAEQRVVEPPAGFVTAARVSGMDAYLAEYARSVSDPDAYWLDSALATLEWMTPPEAPVRRGGFEALDFTWFAGGTLNASVNCLDRHLTTWRRNKAALIWEGDDGSTRTFTYQHLHHEVCKVANVLRKKGIGRGDRVAIYLPMIPELPIVMLACARIGAIHSVVFGGFSATALKDRIQDSGAKLLVTADEGIRGGRKVPLKTAADEAHFECPTIEACIVVQRGAGDVDMEPGRDTWWQQEVTAPEVRKPAEPEVMDAEDPLFVLYTSGSTGKPKGVLHTTAGYLLYAQRSFETVFDHRDEDVFWCTADIGWVTGHSYIVYGPLAAGATTIMFEGVPTYPDPGRFWHVVEKFRVSVFYTAPTALRALMRHGEGWPQRYDLSSLRLLGTVGEPINPEVWEWYHAQIGGGRCPIADTYWQTETGGFLITPFPGATPLKPGSATVPFFGVEPKVLLEDGSEAGVDEGGYLVIERPWPGMMRGTWGDPEHTRMREVYFERFPGRYFTGDGARRDADGYFWLLGRVDDVINVSGHRIGTAEVESALVSHEAVSEAAVVGFPHPVKGEGLHAYVVLRDGFTASDELESILSGHVRTVIGPIAKPDRIQFAADLPKTRSGKIMRRILRKIAAGETDAEAFGDISTLTDPRVVKDLVAGAGRVGG
- the larE gene encoding ATP-dependent sacrificial sulfur transferase LarE; this translates as MKYEMLLSRIRNLGSVLVAYSGGVDSTLLAFAAHAVLGERVLAALAVSDVYPAAELDSARSTAAALGLRLVEVETCELVDPHFRANGPDRCYHCKTELFSLLRSHADARGLRWVLDGSNVDDLADHRPGRRAAAEYGVISPLQDAGMHKADVRDTARMLDLPNWDKPSMACLASRFPYGTPITEPDLHRVAMAEEGLRAIGLHQFRVRTHGDVARLEVDPSEQERAFEMRAEVAGILREAGFPYAAQDLDGYRSGSLNETLSEEDAAAAEEPEPPAQPAKAASSRRSKSGAKGSSTVTSP